The Methanocella sp. genome window below encodes:
- the psmA gene encoding archaeal proteasome endopeptidase complex subunit alpha, translating to MQQMTPQMMGYDRAITVFSPDGRLFQVHYAQEAVRRGATVMGLKSKDGIAMIVDKRISTKLLEAESIEKIFKIDDHIGAVASGLVADGRALVDKARVEAQVNHITYGEPISIEILAKKISDHIQTFTQYGGVRPYGSALLIAGIDETGQRLFETDPSGALYEYKAVSIGANRNTVMEMLENRFNVGMSLDEVILLGIEALYKSMESKGEVPTIEIGVIDAATRKFRKLSEAEVKDYVEKAGVAKPGVEPAKRSSEE from the coding sequence ATGCAGCAGATGACACCCCAGATGATGGGTTACGACCGGGCCATCACCGTATTCAGCCCGGATGGAAGGCTTTTCCAGGTACACTATGCCCAGGAAGCCGTGCGCCGCGGCGCCACCGTCATGGGCCTGAAGTCGAAGGACGGAATTGCCATGATCGTCGACAAGCGGATCTCGACCAAGCTGCTCGAGGCCGAGTCCATAGAGAAGATCTTCAAGATCGACGACCATATAGGGGCCGTGGCTTCGGGCCTGGTTGCCGACGGGAGGGCTCTCGTCGACAAGGCACGCGTGGAGGCGCAGGTCAACCATATCACGTACGGCGAGCCCATCAGCATCGAGATACTGGCGAAAAAAATTTCCGATCACATCCAGACGTTCACCCAGTACGGCGGCGTAAGGCCATACGGAAGCGCCTTACTCATCGCGGGCATCGACGAGACCGGACAGCGGCTCTTTGAGACCGACCCGTCGGGCGCCCTCTACGAGTACAAGGCCGTGTCCATCGGCGCTAACCGGAACACGGTCATGGAAATGCTGGAGAACCGCTTTAACGTGGGCATGAGCCTGGACGAAGTGATACTCCTGGGCATCGAGGCGCTCTACAAGTCCATGGAATCAAAGGGCGAAGTCCCGACCATCGAGATCGGAGTCATCGACGCGGCCACCCGGAAATTCAGGAAGCTGAGCGAGGCCGAGGTCAAGGATTACGTCGAGAAGGCCGGAGTGGCGAAGCCCGGGGTCGAGCCCGCCAAGAGGAGCAGCGAAGAGTAG
- a CDS encoding KEOPS complex subunit Pcc1 yields MHTVFVEFEFGPMAGKALEVLTPELQASPSERSRITLGVEGGLLKLFIEAEDIISLRAALNTWLRLIKIAEEMFDARKAA; encoded by the coding sequence ATGCACACCGTATTCGTCGAGTTCGAGTTCGGACCCATGGCCGGGAAGGCCCTCGAAGTGCTAACGCCCGAACTCCAGGCCTCCCCGTCCGAGCGCTCCAGGATCACTCTGGGCGTAGAGGGGGGGCTTCTAAAATTATTTATCGAGGCCGAGGACATCATTTCTCTTCGCGCGGCGCTCAACACGTGGCTGCGATTGATTAAAATAGCGGAAGAGATGTTCGATGCCCGCAAGGCCGCTTAG
- a CDS encoding Rpp14/Pop5 family protein yields MKILPSSLREKKRYIAFEVACESEPVDRKALLDEIFFATQTLVGDTGSSQIGYRLIDFNGSRGIMRVNLNAVETARAAMATVCAIKGNRATIRVLGVAGTIHAAIEKYIPLKNICATNILSKPISNEHMSGTVVRERGDEFEMVPDDKEVLKRANVHYISLTSFDLRSLKE; encoded by the coding sequence ATGAAAATCCTGCCCTCGTCCCTGCGTGAGAAAAAACGGTATATCGCGTTCGAGGTCGCCTGCGAGAGCGAGCCCGTCGACAGAAAGGCCTTACTGGACGAGATCTTCTTCGCCACCCAGACGCTGGTGGGCGATACGGGAAGCAGCCAGATCGGCTACCGGCTCATAGACTTCAACGGCTCGAGGGGCATCATGCGCGTAAATCTCAACGCAGTGGAGACCGCCCGGGCGGCCATGGCCACCGTATGCGCCATAAAGGGCAACAGGGCGACGATTCGTGTGCTCGGGGTGGCCGGCACTATCCATGCGGCAATAGAAAAATATATCCCCTTGAAAAATATATGTGCCACTAATATCCTTTCTAAGCCGATTAGCAACGAGCACATGTCCGGAACGGTCGTGAGGGAGAGAGGAGATGAATTTGAAATGGTTCCGGACGATAAAGAGGTACTAAAGCGGGCTAACGTCCACTATATAAGCCTGACCTCTTTTGATTTAAGGTCATTAAAGGAGTGA
- a CDS encoding signal recognition particle subunit SRP19/SEC65 family protein encodes MQREQMQSKKRIFVWPVYLDLNHTRKEGRMTKKEHSVKAPKATEIKRAAENLGLHPEIEANKAHPGRPLEKTGRLTIDNIGPKSALLDKIGVEIIRLRGGKQ; translated from the coding sequence ATGCAGCGAGAGCAGATGCAAAGCAAGAAACGGATCTTTGTCTGGCCGGTCTACCTGGACCTGAACCACACCCGGAAAGAGGGCAGGATGACGAAGAAGGAGCACTCCGTAAAGGCCCCGAAGGCGACCGAGATAAAGCGCGCGGCCGAGAACCTGGGCCTCCACCCCGAGATCGAGGCGAACAAGGCCCACCCGGGCAGGCCACTTGAGAAGACCGGGAGGTTGACCATAGATAACATCGGGCCGAAGTCCGCCTTGCTGGATAAGATTGGCGTGGAGATCATCAGGCTCAGGGGCGGCAAGCAATAA
- a CDS encoding ribosome assembly factor SBDS, with the protein MVTLDKAVVAKLKTHGEHFEILVDPDRAYDLKKGAPVKIEDVLAVEDVFENASRGDRVPEEDLIKAFGTTNVQDIARKIIEEGEINLTAEQRHRMLEEKRRQVVSFISRNAINPQTMAPHPPARIERAMEEAGVHIDLTKSVEENVNLVMKAIRPIIPIRFEEVRVAVKVPANYAARAFGEISAFGRMLKDEWQNDGSWIGVVQIPAGMQPEFYDLVNKLSKGEAETKLLR; encoded by the coding sequence ATGGTGACGCTCGACAAGGCCGTTGTCGCGAAGCTCAAGACGCACGGCGAGCATTTTGAGATTTTAGTCGACCCCGACAGGGCATACGATCTTAAAAAAGGCGCTCCAGTTAAGATAGAGGACGTGCTCGCGGTCGAGGACGTCTTCGAGAACGCGTCCCGGGGCGACCGCGTCCCGGAAGAGGACCTTATTAAGGCCTTTGGCACGACCAACGTGCAGGACATCGCCCGGAAAATAATCGAAGAGGGCGAGATCAACCTGACGGCCGAACAGCGGCACCGCATGCTCGAGGAGAAGAGGCGCCAGGTAGTCAGTTTCATATCCAGGAACGCCATCAACCCGCAGACCATGGCGCCCCATCCGCCCGCCCGCATCGAGAGGGCCATGGAGGAGGCGGGCGTCCACATCGACCTGACGAAATCCGTAGAGGAGAACGTTAATCTGGTAATGAAGGCGATCCGACCCATCATACCCATCCGGTTCGAGGAGGTCAGGGTCGCCGTGAAGGTGCCCGCGAACTACGCGGCACGCGCCTTTGGCGAGATATCGGCGTTCGGCAGGATGTTGAAGGATGAGTGGCAGAACGACGGCTCCTGGATAGGCGTCGTGCAGATACCCGCCGGCATGCAGCCCGAGTTCTACGACCTCGTGAATAAGCTATCCAAGGGCGAGGCGGAGACCAAACTATTACGATAG
- a CDS encoding 50S ribosomal protein L37ae: MVEGSAKGRKTRSAGRFGPRYGRKTRVLVADIEENMRQAFKCPKCGRMSVWREGTGIWTCTKCKYTYTGGTYLPQTNVGKTMARNVKKATEAQE, encoded by the coding sequence ATGGTAGAAGGAAGCGCGAAAGGCAGGAAGACGAGGAGCGCCGGCCGGTTCGGCCCGCGCTACGGCCGCAAGACCCGCGTGCTCGTCGCCGACATCGAAGAGAACATGAGGCAGGCCTTCAAGTGCCCTAAGTGCGGACGCATGTCCGTGTGGAGAGAGGGCACCGGCATCTGGACCTGCACGAAGTGCAAGTACACGTACACCGGCGGCACTTACCTGCCCCAGACCAACGTCGGCAAGACGATGGCCCGGAACGTCAAGAAGGCCACCGAAGCCCAGGAATAG
- the rrp4 gene encoding exosome complex RNA-binding protein Rrp4 encodes MEREIVVPGDMLGEDPKLAGIGTYVQDGKVYSANYGLVDRRTNIKVIPLSGRYIPARGDLVIGKIVDMTFSNWFADINAPYEGMLHISEFPERVDPANMSNYLHVGELIIARVADVDPTMKVELTMRDEHLRVLKQGRVIDISHVKIPRVIGRNGSMISMLKKDLNVSIFVGQNGRIWLKGDDKRVDLAIRTIFKIEREAHTSGLTDNIKEYISKELEQLRNTT; translated from the coding sequence ATGGAAAGGGAAATCGTTGTCCCGGGCGACATGCTCGGGGAGGATCCGAAGCTTGCCGGGATCGGGACCTACGTGCAGGACGGAAAAGTGTATTCTGCAAACTACGGGCTCGTGGACAGGCGGACGAACATCAAGGTCATCCCGCTGTCCGGACGGTACATACCCGCCCGGGGCGACCTCGTCATCGGAAAGATCGTGGACATGACCTTTTCGAACTGGTTCGCCGACATCAACGCGCCTTACGAGGGAATGCTCCACATCTCGGAGTTCCCCGAGCGCGTGGACCCGGCGAACATGAGCAATTACCTGCACGTCGGCGAACTGATCATAGCCCGCGTGGCGGACGTCGATCCGACCATGAAGGTCGAGCTCACGATGCGAGACGAGCACTTACGCGTACTGAAGCAGGGGCGAGTCATCGATATTTCGCACGTCAAGATCCCCCGCGTCATCGGGCGTAACGGCTCTATGATAAGCATGCTTAAGAAGGACCTGAACGTGAGCATCTTCGTCGGACAGAACGGCCGGATATGGCTGAAGGGCGACGATAAGCGCGTCGACCTGGCCATCCGCACGATATTCAAGATCGAGCGCGAGGCGCACACGTCAGGGCTTACGGATAACATTAAAGAGTACATCAGCAAAGAGCTGGAACAGTTGAGGAATACGACATGA
- a CDS encoding prefoldin subunit beta: MNELPPQIQNQLAQLQQIQQQAQALMQQKSQVEMVLRETERALEELKKTDDNAVVYKAAGELLVKANKEEVLKDLEEKKDSLDVRLKSLARQEERIQSRFTQLQDQLKAALGKGPSGKEAS; the protein is encoded by the coding sequence ATGAACGAACTGCCACCGCAGATCCAGAACCAGCTTGCCCAGCTGCAACAGATACAGCAGCAGGCGCAGGCGCTCATGCAGCAGAAGAGCCAGGTCGAGATGGTCCTCCGGGAGACCGAGAGGGCGCTCGAGGAGCTCAAGAAGACCGATGACAACGCCGTCGTCTATAAGGCCGCCGGCGAGCTGCTCGTCAAGGCCAACAAGGAAGAGGTCCTCAAGGACCTCGAGGAGAAGAAGGACTCCCTCGACGTGAGGCTGAAGTCGCTGGCCCGCCAGGAAGAGCGCATCCAGTCCCGCTTCACGCAGCTCCAGGACCAGCTCAAGGCCGCCCTGGGTAAAGGCCCCAGCGGTAAAGAGGCCTCCTAA
- a CDS encoding radical SAM/SPASM domain-containing protein gives MVDDITTTAVTVNTIQKWLNNPASKGLLSFLCEDDKCGDRLSIAIDSYLGEEVNACWKCKAAGKIVREILNKGGHICNIQDEDIKKTFKQPYFKTGLMNIIRGINEYGVAVPQRIHAPIVVVWDCTHACNLGCKHCYQNAQKKLPDELSTEEAKRMIDDIAEAGSCAIAFSGGEPLMRKDFFELAEYSVKKGLYTALATNGTLITKEMAHRIKEVGVGYVEVSIDGKDSETHDGFRGAPGTFDKVIQGIKNCVDEGLYMTVATTVSKTNVEQIPEIVQLVKSLGVSRIITFNFIPTGRGECMSNMDITPEERESLLRYLSDRNYDSNMEVMSTAPQFGRVSVKREGVNLAHFMTIKKVDNRAMALCEFIGGCAAGRFYCCVRPNGDINPCVFIPIKVGNVRENKLLDTWHNSPVLDTLRDRDQVKGHCATCENKYICGGCRARAYAYFGDLTAADPGCINNMDAWSDVVNKSYEVADKSLEAVNKNSKEITSSS, from the coding sequence ATGGTTGACGATATAACAACAACGGCAGTCACGGTTAATACCATTCAGAAATGGCTAAATAATCCTGCTTCAAAAGGATTGCTGAGCTTCCTCTGCGAAGATGATAAATGCGGTGACAGGCTGTCTATCGCCATTGATAGCTATCTGGGGGAAGAGGTGAACGCCTGCTGGAAGTGCAAGGCTGCAGGCAAAATCGTGAGGGAAATTCTGAATAAAGGGGGACATATCTGTAACATCCAGGATGAGGACATTAAGAAAACGTTTAAACAGCCGTATTTTAAAACAGGGCTGATGAACATCATCCGGGGCATCAATGAGTATGGCGTTGCAGTACCGCAAAGAATACATGCGCCGATCGTGGTCGTATGGGACTGCACGCACGCGTGTAACCTGGGCTGTAAGCACTGCTATCAGAACGCGCAAAAGAAGCTTCCGGACGAGCTATCCACCGAGGAGGCGAAGCGCATGATCGACGATATCGCGGAGGCCGGCTCCTGCGCTATAGCCTTTTCGGGCGGCGAGCCGCTGATGCGAAAGGACTTTTTCGAGCTGGCCGAATACTCCGTTAAGAAGGGCCTGTATACGGCGCTCGCGACCAATGGCACCCTGATCACGAAGGAAATGGCGCACCGCATCAAGGAAGTCGGGGTCGGGTACGTGGAAGTGTCGATCGACGGGAAGGATTCGGAGACCCATGACGGGTTCAGGGGCGCCCCTGGCACGTTCGATAAGGTAATACAGGGGATAAAGAACTGCGTCGACGAGGGCCTCTATATGACCGTGGCCACGACCGTCTCAAAGACTAACGTCGAGCAGATACCGGAGATCGTCCAGCTGGTAAAGTCCCTCGGCGTGTCGAGGATCATCACCTTCAACTTCATTCCCACGGGCAGGGGCGAGTGCATGTCAAATATGGACATTACGCCCGAAGAAAGGGAGTCGCTGTTGAGGTACCTGAGCGACAGGAATTACGATAGTAATATGGAGGTCATGTCGACAGCTCCCCAGTTCGGCAGGGTCTCCGTAAAAAGGGAGGGCGTAAACCTGGCCCACTTCATGACCATCAAGAAAGTGGACAACCGGGCGATGGCTCTCTGCGAGTTCATCGGAGGCTGTGCCGCCGGCAGGTTCTACTGCTGCGTACGGCCTAACGGCGATATCAACCCCTGTGTATTTATTCCCATTAAGGTCGGGAACGTAAGGGAAAATAAGCTTCTGGACACCTGGCACAACTCCCCGGTGCTTGACACGCTGAGGGACAGGGATCAGGTGAAAGGCCATTGCGCCACATGCGAAAATAAATACATCTGCGGAGGATGCAGGGCAAGGGCGTACGCGTATTTCGGCGACCTTACTGCCGCTGACCCGGGATGTATCAATAATATGGACGCCTGGTCCGATGTAGTAAATAAAAGCTACGAGGTAGCAGATAAAAGTTTAGAGGCAGTAAATAAAAATTCGAAGGAGATTACTTCGTCCTCGTAA
- the rrp41 gene encoding exosome complex exonuclease Rrp41, translated as MTKPEKLMIDGKRLDGRGPNEMRPIKFKAGVLKRADGSCYLEFGGNKVMAAVYGPREVHPRHLQNASRAIVRYRYNMAAFSVEERKRPGPDRRSIEISKVSREALESVVLEELYPRSAVDIFVEILQADAGTRVAGINAASVALADAGIPMRCLVSACAVGKVDGEVVLDLNKDEDNYGQADLPIAMNQFGEITLCQMDGHLTEEEFSKAVDMAVEGCKKLHELQKQALVEKYGTMVAPQAEEEARANGGVANE; from the coding sequence ATGACCAAGCCAGAAAAATTAATGATCGATGGGAAGCGGCTGGACGGAAGAGGACCAAACGAAATGCGCCCCATCAAATTCAAGGCCGGGGTCCTGAAAAGGGCCGACGGTTCATGCTATCTGGAATTCGGCGGCAACAAGGTGATGGCCGCCGTATACGGGCCCCGGGAGGTTCACCCGAGGCACTTACAGAACGCCTCGAGGGCGATCGTCCGCTACCGATATAACATGGCGGCGTTCTCCGTTGAGGAGCGCAAGAGGCCCGGTCCCGACAGGCGGAGTATCGAGATATCGAAGGTGAGCCGCGAGGCCCTTGAGTCCGTGGTCCTGGAGGAGCTTTATCCCAGGTCCGCGGTCGACATCTTCGTCGAGATACTCCAGGCCGACGCGGGCACCCGGGTCGCGGGCATCAACGCCGCATCCGTGGCGCTGGCCGACGCGGGCATCCCGATGCGGTGCCTGGTATCGGCGTGTGCGGTCGGCAAGGTCGACGGCGAAGTCGTGCTCGACCTGAACAAGGACGAGGACAACTACGGTCAGGCTGACCTGCCCATCGCCATGAACCAGTTCGGCGAGATCACGCTCTGCCAGATGGACGGCCACCTGACCGAGGAAGAGTTTAGTAAGGCCGTGGACATGGCCGTCGAGGGCTGCAAGAAGCTCCACGAGCTGCAGAAGCAGGCCCTGGTGGAGAAGTATGGCACCATGGTCGCGCCGCAGGCGGAGGAAGAGGCCAGGGCGAACGGAGGCGTTGCCAATGAGTGA
- a CDS encoding ABC transporter permease, which yields MSEFRGIYTLWKREVLRLVRETSRLVSSVVTPVLWLVIFGTGLGVSMGTSAGYNYQQFLFPGIIGQTLLFTAMFMGISVIWDKQFGFMKEILVAPVSRLSIFIGKMLGVGTNSMLQGIIVFILGFFIGIPITFIMTIEIIPLMILVTIGLVCIGLIIASVLDSLENFGVIMTFVNMPMFFLSGALFPVATLPDWLKWVFYINPLTYGVDAMRAVTMGSVWHTILPLWQTIAVIALFDVVAVLIGSYAFTRTK from the coding sequence ATGAGCGAGTTTCGAGGCATCTATACGCTCTGGAAGCGGGAAGTCCTGAGGCTCGTGCGGGAGACATCACGGCTGGTCAGCTCGGTGGTCACCCCTGTCTTGTGGCTGGTCATATTCGGTACCGGCCTGGGTGTGTCGATGGGTACCAGCGCTGGATACAATTACCAGCAATTCCTCTTCCCCGGCATCATCGGCCAGACGCTGCTTTTCACGGCGATGTTCATGGGCATCTCCGTCATCTGGGACAAGCAGTTCGGGTTCATGAAGGAGATCCTGGTCGCGCCCGTGTCGCGGCTGTCCATTTTCATCGGCAAGATGCTGGGGGTCGGCACCAATTCGATGCTTCAGGGCATCATCGTGTTCATCCTCGGTTTCTTCATAGGCATACCCATCACCTTCATAATGACCATAGAGATCATCCCCTTGATGATCCTGGTCACGATAGGGCTGGTGTGCATAGGCCTCATCATCGCGAGCGTACTGGATAGCCTGGAGAACTTCGGAGTCATAATGACGTTCGTCAACATGCCCATGTTCTTCCTGAGCGGGGCGCTTTTCCCCGTGGCCACGCTGCCGGACTGGCTCAAGTGGGTTTTCTACATTAACCCGCTGACCTATGGCGTGGATGCCATGAGGGCCGTTACCATGGGCAGCGTATGGCACACCATACTGCCGCTCTGGCAGACCATCGCCGTGATCGCTCTCTTCGACGTGGTCGCGGTCCTCATTGGCAGCTACGCCTTTACGAGGACGAAGTAA
- a CDS encoding DNA-directed RNA polymerase subunit P produces the protein MVYKCAHCKHVVELDKEYGGVRCPYCGHRVLVKERPTAIKRVKAV, from the coding sequence ATGGTATACAAGTGCGCCCACTGCAAGCACGTGGTGGAGCTTGATAAGGAATACGGCGGAGTCAGGTGCCCCTACTGCGGGCACCGCGTGCTGGTCAAGGAAAGGCCTACCGCCATCAAGCGTGTCAAAGCCGTATAG
- the rrp42 gene encoding exosome complex protein Rrp42 yields the protein MSEDVIAEIKKDYIYSLAGQGDRADGRKFDEFRPINIEVGVINKAEGSAQVMIGDSRVIVGVKVQPGEPFPDTPDTGVIITNLELVPLASPTFETGPPREDAIELARVVDRGVRESGAIDLSKLCIESGQKVWMVFIDVHVLDHDGNLMDAASLGATAALMNTVIPNAKFGFGEDAKLPLNDIPAGITAVKIGDSIMLDPSLDEENVASCKLTVITNKEGALAGMQKSGVGTLTPDEVKYVVHIAKEKASVLREKLEGIQ from the coding sequence ATGAGTGAGGACGTCATCGCAGAAATAAAGAAAGATTACATTTACAGCCTCGCCGGCCAGGGAGACCGCGCCGACGGGCGTAAGTTCGACGAGTTCCGGCCCATCAACATCGAGGTCGGCGTCATCAACAAGGCCGAAGGCTCGGCGCAGGTCATGATCGGCGACTCGAGAGTCATCGTCGGCGTCAAGGTCCAGCCAGGCGAGCCGTTCCCGGACACGCCGGACACGGGCGTCATCATCACGAACCTGGAATTAGTTCCACTCGCATCGCCCACGTTCGAGACCGGCCCCCCGAGGGAGGACGCGATCGAGCTGGCCAGGGTCGTGGACCGCGGCGTCCGCGAATCGGGCGCAATTGATTTATCTAAGTTGTGTATTGAAAGTGGTCAGAAAGTCTGGATGGTCTTCATCGACGTCCACGTCCTCGACCACGACGGCAACCTCATGGACGCCGCCTCGCTGGGAGCGACCGCGGCGCTTATGAACACCGTCATCCCGAACGCCAAATTCGGCTTCGGAGAGGACGCAAAGCTGCCCCTGAACGACATTCCGGCAGGCATCACGGCCGTCAAGATCGGCGACTCCATCATGCTCGACCCGAGCCTGGACGAGGAGAACGTCGCGTCGTGCAAGCTGACCGTCATCACGAACAAAGAGGGCGCGCTGGCCGGGATGCAGAAGAGCGGCGTAGGCACGCTGACTCCCGACGAAGTAAAATATGTTGTGCACATCGCCAAAGAGAAGGCGAGCGTGCTCAGGGAAAAACTGGAGGGAATACAGTAA
- a CDS encoding DUF3194 domain-containing protein translates to MKDEAIIEAVYDAALEYIYSVVPSKRVEDLDIAVGIDEGAVTIDIRLVSDRGEAVDQKTVDEALRVASEKADELMGK, encoded by the coding sequence ATGAAGGATGAAGCCATAATCGAGGCGGTCTACGACGCCGCCCTCGAGTATATTTACTCCGTGGTCCCGTCCAAGCGCGTCGAGGATCTGGATATCGCTGTCGGCATTGATGAGGGCGCAGTGACTATCGACATCCGGCTTGTCAGCGACAGGGGCGAGGCCGTCGACCAGAAGACCGTCGACGAGGCCCTCAGGGTCGCCTCGGAAAAGGCCGACGAGTTGATGGGCAAGTAA